GATAATCGCCGCCGACGGCGTGGCTGTGGCTATGGTCGATTTCCGCAATTCGCTGACACCGTCGTCGGTTCCTGAAGTCGCGCCTTTTCCGGCGGGTCTTAATGATTGCGTGTCGGGCCTGAAGTGGGTCCACGCTAACAGCGACGCGCTGAATATTGATCCCAAGCGGATTATTGTTGCCGGCGAGAGCGGTGGCGGAAATCTCACCCTGGCGACCGGGTTGAAGTTGAAGCGCGACGGGCAGCTGGGTTTAATCAAGGGACTCTACGCGCTGTGCCCCTGCCGGCGACTGGCCGCAGGCACAGTATCCCTCCTCGACTGAGAATAACGGGATTTTCATCGACGTTGCGGGTAACATGGGCGCGATGGCCTACGGGATTGAGGCCTTCAACGCTCGTGACCCGCTGGCTTGGCCCGGATTCGCGACGACTGAAGATGTAGCAGGGCCTCCGCCTACGGTG
The sequence above is a segment of the Candidatus Binataceae bacterium genome. Coding sequences within it:
- a CDS encoding alpha/beta hydrolase; translated protein: MPVIAGGDVASREEMLAEEDTEAGKARSAALEAMFGAFDDETVAPSAGLRITTEHVVSDPDRNVINIQFIRPDNKKRVPCVYYIHGGGMRMMSCYAGNYKAWGRIIAADGVAVAMVDFRNSLTPSSVPEVAPFPAGLNDCVSGLKWVHANSDALNIDPKRIIVAGESGGGNLTLATGLKLKRDGQLGLIKGLYALCPCRRLAAGTVSLLD